Proteins from one methanogenic archaeon mixed culture ISO4-G1 genomic window:
- a CDS encoding alpha/beta fold family hydrolase, with protein MSIKEERIFIDGDVRLGATIAANDFEGKKPAIVLIMGTGNSDRDGNSRGFQTDMYKNFAWTFAEWGFVTIRYDKRGTHESGGKRPLYGFEALVNDAVSVVEYAKTLPYVDADKVIVFGHSEGGMIASVLSDRTDTAGLMIMGAAGMSMKDALHFQNWELAEEAKRTKGFKGFLLRGASNTEKNNAKVDRMFAKASATDKDKIFISGGIINAKWIREHDAYTADALIAKLSAYGKPILAVTGTKDLSADYKALDRLRGISNVECYVPEGVNHIFREVDDDNSVLKVKKQYMRLSKKPVHKGTEDKMHEWLSQFI; from the coding sequence ATGAGCATCAAAGAGGAAAGGATCTTCATCGATGGGGACGTCCGTCTAGGCGCCACCATAGCAGCAAACGATTTCGAAGGGAAGAAGCCGGCGATCGTACTGATCATGGGTACCGGGAACTCGGACCGCGACGGTAACTCAAGGGGCTTCCAGACGGATATGTACAAGAACTTCGCATGGACCTTCGCGGAATGGGGCTTCGTGACCATCCGCTACGACAAGCGCGGGACCCACGAGAGCGGCGGGAAGAGACCGCTGTACGGATTCGAGGCCCTGGTGAACGATGCCGTCAGTGTCGTCGAATACGCCAAGACTCTGCCGTATGTGGATGCAGACAAGGTCATCGTGTTCGGACACAGCGAAGGCGGCATGATCGCCAGCGTCCTGTCGGACAGGACGGACACCGCCGGCCTGATGATCATGGGTGCCGCCGGGATGAGCATGAAGGATGCCCTGCACTTTCAGAACTGGGAGCTGGCAGAGGAAGCCAAGAGGACCAAAGGGTTCAAGGGATTCCTGCTGCGCGGCGCATCCAACACGGAGAAGAACAACGCTAAGGTCGACAGGATGTTCGCCAAGGCCTCCGCCACCGACAAAGACAAGATCTTCATCTCTGGTGGGATCATCAACGCGAAATGGATCAGGGAGCATGACGCGTACACCGCGGATGCACTGATCGCCAAGCTGAGCGCATACGGCAAGCCAATCCTGGCCGTTACCGGTACCAAGGATCTGTCCGCCGACTACAAGGCGCTGGACAGATTGAGAGGCATCTCCAACGTGGAATGCTATGTGCCAGAGGGTGTGAATCACATCTTCAGGGAGGTCGACGACGATAATAGCGTCCTCAAAGTGAAGAAGCAGTACATGAGGCTCTCAAAGAAACCGGTCCACAAGGGCACCGAGGACAAAATGCACGAGTGGCTCTCGCAGTTCATCTGA
- a CDS encoding ATPase AAA+ superfamily, translating to MLRRKISCSLSEWKNRKHKCLLVKGQRQVGKTYSIEQFAKENYDNYVEYNLSTDKSSRRIFDGDLDVDSLISAMRLFSPDVDIRPGSTLIFIDEIQEYPRAKEALKSFSKDGRYDVIASGSMLGVSVPHDKDDEGSWKGDEMEPLEPSGYLEHITMYALDFEEFCWANNIGEEQLSHVKDCIGKKIPLGPAYIERFNSLFRDFMLVGGMPESVQTFVDTGDYAAVGKIQNDLIESCRKDINRYNTGIDRIKTLECFESIPSQLSQSNKKFTYSRVDGGKSRNSAVKYKGNLFWIEGAGYGNMVRSLTSISIPLRGKEVRDQFKVYFSDTGMLMEMYGSAAKQRLYSDDISYNKGAVIENVIAECLMKSGHIPRYYRKNNGPMMMELDFVIELAAEIAVIEVKSGKDREAPSLSKANRIPDVKRRISLERTDIFVSEDGIEHYPLFAAGFIGDMEKEWDGPAFRT from the coding sequence ATGCTGAGAAGAAAGATATCCTGCAGTCTGTCCGAATGGAAGAACCGCAAGCACAAGTGCCTGCTGGTGAAAGGACAGAGGCAGGTCGGTAAGACGTACTCCATCGAACAGTTCGCCAAGGAGAACTACGACAATTACGTCGAATACAATCTCAGCACTGACAAATCGTCTAGACGTATATTCGACGGTGACCTGGATGTCGATTCGCTCATATCAGCAATGAGACTCTTCAGCCCCGATGTGGACATAAGGCCGGGCTCCACACTGATATTCATAGACGAGATCCAGGAATACCCACGTGCCAAGGAGGCGCTTAAATCGTTCAGCAAGGACGGAAGATATGACGTCATCGCCTCCGGATCGATGCTGGGCGTCTCCGTTCCGCACGATAAGGATGACGAAGGTTCATGGAAGGGGGATGAGATGGAACCCCTGGAACCCTCCGGATATCTGGAACATATCACCATGTATGCATTGGACTTCGAGGAGTTCTGCTGGGCCAACAATATCGGGGAGGAACAGTTGTCGCACGTCAAGGACTGCATCGGTAAGAAGATCCCCCTCGGCCCCGCATACATCGAGAGATTCAACTCACTGTTCAGGGACTTCATGCTGGTCGGGGGGATGCCGGAATCCGTCCAGACGTTCGTAGACACCGGGGACTATGCCGCTGTTGGAAAGATACAAAACGATCTCATAGAATCCTGCAGGAAGGACATAAACCGTTACAACACCGGGATAGACCGCATAAAGACGTTGGAATGCTTCGAAAGTATCCCTTCCCAGCTGTCACAATCCAACAAGAAGTTCACCTATTCCAGGGTCGACGGCGGGAAATCCCGTAACTCGGCCGTCAAATACAAAGGGAACCTGTTCTGGATAGAGGGTGCCGGATACGGCAATATGGTAAGGTCGCTGACATCGATATCCATCCCGCTGAGGGGAAAAGAGGTCAGGGACCAGTTCAAGGTCTATTTCTCCGATACCGGGATGCTGATGGAGATGTACGGAAGTGCGGCCAAGCAACGCCTGTATTCAGATGACATATCCTATAACAAAGGTGCGGTCATCGAGAATGTCATAGCGGAATGCCTGATGAAATCCGGTCACATACCAAGGTATTATCGTAAGAACAACGGCCCGATGATGATGGAACTGGACTTCGTAATAGAATTGGCAGCCGAGATAGCCGTCATCGAAGTGAAATCCGGAAAGGACCGTGAAGCTCCGTCGTTATCCAAGGCAAATAGGATCCCCGACGTGAAACGTAGGATATCCTTGGAAAGGACGGACATCTTCGTATCTGAGGATGGGATCGAGCACTATCCTCTGTTCGCGGCAGGTTTCATCGGTGATATGGAGAAAGAATGGGACGGCCCAGCGTTCCGAACGTGA
- a CDS encoding pyruvate:ferredoxin oxidoreductase beta subunit PorB, translating into MTNLALKDLQQLPVRLTSGHRLCAGCGESIIAKQILMGSEDDVVVSLSTGCFEVSTTVFPYTSWNVPYVHTAFGNGAATCAGVESAYNALKRKGKIENNINFINFAGDGATYDIGLQALSGAMERGHRMVFCCLNNEAYMNTGIQRSSATTMGAQTTTSWPGSVSSGKKEFSKDLTQIMVAHNIPYVAQVSPHNWRDTVTKAQKAFKCGGPAFINALSPCPRGWRFASDQTIAMAKLGVETCVWPLFEVVDGQYELTGESARIADGKVEKKPVLDWLSSQGRYKHLLVDKWEPVVEKMQAEVDRRWNKLIKLSEL; encoded by the coding sequence GTGACCAACCTCGCACTCAAGGACCTGCAGCAGCTGCCCGTCAGGCTCACCAGCGGACACAGGCTCTGCGCCGGATGCGGAGAATCTATCATCGCCAAGCAGATCCTGATGGGATCCGAGGACGATGTCGTCGTATCCCTGTCCACCGGATGCTTCGAAGTCTCGACCACCGTGTTCCCGTACACCTCATGGAACGTCCCCTACGTGCACACCGCGTTCGGAAACGGAGCGGCCACCTGCGCCGGGGTTGAGTCCGCGTACAACGCCCTGAAGAGGAAGGGAAAAATCGAGAACAACATCAACTTCATCAACTTCGCCGGAGACGGAGCGACATACGACATCGGTCTCCAAGCACTGTCCGGAGCGATGGAGAGGGGCCACAGGATGGTCTTCTGCTGTCTCAACAACGAGGCATACATGAACACCGGAATCCAGAGGTCCTCCGCCACCACCATGGGAGCGCAGACCACCACATCCTGGCCGGGATCCGTGTCCTCCGGAAAGAAGGAGTTCTCCAAGGACCTGACCCAGATCATGGTCGCCCACAACATCCCCTACGTCGCACAGGTCTCCCCGCACAACTGGAGGGACACCGTGACCAAGGCCCAGAAGGCGTTCAAGTGCGGCGGACCCGCGTTCATCAACGCGCTGTCGCCCTGCCCCAGGGGATGGAGGTTCGCATCGGACCAGACCATCGCGATGGCGAAGCTGGGAGTCGAGACCTGCGTATGGCCTCTGTTCGAGGTCGTAGACGGTCAGTACGAGCTCACCGGAGAGAGCGCAAGGATCGCCGACGGAAAGGTCGAGAAGAAGCCCGTCCTGGACTGGCTGTCCTCACAGGGCAGGTACAAGCACCTGCTGGTCGACAAGTGGGAGCCTGTTGTCGAGAAGATGCAGGCCGAGGTCGACAGGAGATGGAACAAACTCATCAAGCTGTCGGAACTCTGA
- a CDS encoding pyruvate:ferredoxin oxidoreductase gamma subunit PorC produces MDIEICWHGRGGQGVVTANEILAETAILAGKYVKAFPEFGPERMGAPIRAFTRISENPIRIHSQVYEPDIVVIMDGSLVGKVDVTRGAKKDTIIVANYAGSPKELQDALMTDIECHTLDAQRVAIEEIGKPMVNTVMLGALIKCSPLVGYDHLEDQITTKFTGKLPDKVILKNLSALKRGYQEVQ; encoded by the coding sequence ATGGATATCGAAATATGTTGGCACGGCAGGGGCGGACAGGGTGTCGTCACTGCTAACGAGATCCTTGCCGAGACCGCGATCCTCGCAGGGAAGTACGTCAAGGCCTTCCCCGAGTTCGGTCCGGAGAGGATGGGAGCACCTATCAGGGCTTTCACCAGGATCTCCGAGAATCCAATAAGAATACACAGCCAGGTATACGAGCCCGACATCGTCGTCATCATGGACGGATCCCTTGTCGGAAAAGTCGACGTCACCAGAGGAGCAAAGAAGGACACGATCATCGTGGCCAACTACGCAGGTTCCCCCAAGGAGCTGCAGGACGCCCTCATGACCGACATCGAGTGTCACACACTGGACGCCCAGAGGGTCGCCATCGAGGAGATCGGCAAGCCCATGGTCAACACGGTCATGCTCGGGGCACTCATCAAATGCTCCCCGCTGGTCGGATACGACCACCTGGAGGACCAGATCACGACCAAGTTCACCGGGAAGCTCCCGGACAAGGTCATTCTCAAGAACCTCTCGGCCCTCAAGAGAGGATACCAGGAGGTGCAGTGA
- a CDS encoding pyruvate:ferredoxin oxidoreductase delta subunit PorD, which produces MVMASISDLVVGGRIIKPGNSEQFNTGDWRTYVPVVDQDKCIDCGQCWIYCPDNSVVFREGHMSGFKMTHCKGCGICSKVCPRNAIVMKEE; this is translated from the coding sequence ATGGTAATGGCAAGCATCAGCGACCTCGTTGTCGGCGGTCGCATCATAAAGCCCGGCAACTCCGAACAGTTCAACACCGGAGACTGGAGAACATACGTCCCCGTCGTGGACCAGGACAAGTGCATCGACTGCGGTCAGTGCTGGATCTACTGTCCTGACAACAGCGTCGTGTTCAGAGAGGGACACATGAGCGGATTCAAGATGACCCACTGCAAGGGGTGCGGAATCTGTTCCAAGGTCTGCCCCAGGAACGCGATCGTCATGAAGGAGGAGTGA
- a CDS encoding phosphoenolpyruvate synthase PpsA, translating to MDKKIVDVNELHVEDVPFVGGKGANLGELTNAGFPVPEAFVLTTVAYDYFLSKSKIFSKITKELEGIDRNSDDSLVAASDRIRALFDECEIPADLKKEIVSKYKMLFPKGKIGFVAVRSSATAEDLPDASFAGQQETYLNVKDEADLFDKIRKCWSSLFTARAIAYREKQGYAHEDVKLAVVVQRMVNSEFSGIMFTVDPNSGAKQIIIEGGYGLGEAIVGGEVTPDTYVIDKQKMEILKKRISTQTWKYVRGKNGGVEKKDMPKNMHKAQKIANERVLEIAEIGRQIEIHYNKPMDMEWCIEDNKAYIVQARPITATGNSVTNETVGDSVSSDAIVATGLGASPGLATGKVIIYDTSMSLDVIKEGDVLVTKMTMPDMVPAMSRAAGIITDEGGMTCHAAIISRELGTPCVVGTGNATECLSNGMEVTVDGTTGNVYKGIIAKKGDSSASAESTGTNTCAEFVPITGTKVMVNMSMPAKADEISKLPCDGVGLMRIEFLFTNYVGEHPCAFLAEGREQELIDKLADGISKVARAFYPRSVVLRTSDFKTNEYHDMKGGADYEPNEDNPMIGWRGCSRYVSDSYRNAFMCELKAIKKVRDEMGFKNLNMMLPFVRTIDEVKEITCMMESIGLKRSKDFKLYFMAEVPVIIFMADEFCKYCDAFSIGSNDLTQLTMGCDRDSDILGHMGYFDERNEGVKRAIAHLIKVAHENGKYVSICGQGPSVYPEFTEFLVEQGIDGISLNPDTFYKTKRIIASAEQRILLRDLRTLRNNQDF from the coding sequence ATGGATAAGAAAATTGTCGATGTAAACGAACTGCATGTCGAAGACGTGCCCTTCGTAGGGGGCAAGGGTGCCAACCTCGGAGAGCTCACAAACGCCGGATTCCCCGTGCCCGAGGCATTCGTCCTCACCACGGTGGCATACGATTACTTCCTCTCCAAGAGCAAGATCTTCTCCAAGATCACCAAGGAGCTCGAGGGTATCGACAGGAACTCGGACGACTCCCTCGTCGCCGCATCTGACAGGATCAGGGCGCTCTTCGACGAGTGCGAGATCCCCGCGGACCTGAAGAAGGAGATCGTCTCGAAATACAAGATGCTCTTCCCCAAGGGAAAGATCGGTTTCGTCGCAGTCAGGTCCAGCGCGACCGCCGAGGACCTTCCCGACGCGAGTTTCGCCGGACAGCAGGAGACCTACCTCAACGTCAAGGACGAGGCGGATCTCTTCGACAAGATCAGGAAGTGCTGGTCGTCCCTGTTCACTGCAAGGGCGATCGCATACCGTGAGAAGCAGGGATACGCGCACGAGGACGTCAAGCTCGCCGTCGTCGTGCAGAGGATGGTCAACTCTGAATTTTCGGGAATCATGTTCACTGTCGACCCCAACAGCGGTGCCAAGCAGATCATCATCGAGGGCGGATACGGTCTCGGAGAGGCCATCGTCGGCGGGGAGGTCACCCCCGACACGTACGTCATCGACAAGCAGAAGATGGAGATCCTGAAGAAGAGGATCTCCACACAGACATGGAAGTACGTCCGCGGAAAGAACGGCGGTGTCGAGAAGAAGGACATGCCCAAGAACATGCACAAGGCGCAGAAGATCGCCAACGAGCGTGTCCTGGAGATCGCCGAGATCGGACGCCAGATCGAGATCCACTACAACAAGCCCATGGACATGGAGTGGTGCATCGAGGACAACAAGGCCTACATCGTGCAGGCGAGGCCCATCACTGCCACCGGTAACTCGGTCACCAACGAGACCGTGGGCGATTCAGTATCCAGCGACGCCATCGTCGCGACCGGTCTGGGAGCCAGTCCCGGACTCGCTACCGGAAAGGTCATCATCTACGACACGTCGATGAGTCTCGACGTGATCAAGGAGGGAGACGTGCTGGTCACCAAGATGACCATGCCCGACATGGTCCCCGCCATGAGCAGGGCCGCGGGAATCATCACCGACGAGGGAGGAATGACCTGCCACGCGGCGATCATCTCCAGGGAACTGGGGACACCCTGCGTCGTCGGAACAGGGAACGCCACCGAGTGCCTCTCCAACGGAATGGAGGTCACGGTCGACGGTACCACCGGAAACGTCTACAAGGGAATCATCGCCAAGAAGGGCGATTCATCCGCATCAGCGGAGAGCACGGGTACCAACACCTGTGCCGAGTTCGTCCCCATCACCGGGACCAAGGTCATGGTCAATATGTCCATGCCCGCCAAGGCGGACGAGATCTCGAAGCTCCCCTGCGACGGAGTCGGACTCATGAGGATCGAGTTCCTCTTCACCAACTACGTCGGAGAGCACCCCTGCGCGTTCCTCGCTGAGGGCAGGGAGCAGGAGCTCATCGACAAGCTCGCCGACGGTATCTCCAAGGTCGCCAGGGCGTTCTACCCCAGGTCGGTCGTCCTCAGGACATCCGACTTCAAGACCAACGAGTACCACGACATGAAGGGCGGAGCGGACTACGAGCCCAACGAGGACAACCCCATGATCGGATGGAGGGGATGTTCCAGATACGTCTCCGACAGTTACCGTAATGCGTTCATGTGCGAGCTGAAGGCCATCAAGAAGGTCAGGGACGAGATGGGATTCAAGAACCTCAACATGATGCTCCCGTTCGTCAGGACCATCGACGAGGTCAAGGAGATCACATGCATGATGGAGTCCATCGGCCTCAAGAGGTCCAAGGACTTCAAGCTCTACTTCATGGCCGAGGTGCCGGTCATCATCTTCATGGCGGACGAGTTCTGCAAGTACTGCGACGCGTTCTCCATCGGCTCCAACGACCTGACGCAGCTCACAATGGGATGCGACAGGGACTCGGATATCCTGGGACACATGGGATACTTCGACGAGAGGAACGAGGGCGTGAAGAGGGCGATCGCACACCTGATCAAGGTCGCCCACGAGAACGGCAAGTACGTGAGCATCTGCGGACAGGGTCCGTCGGTGTATCCCGAGTTCACCGAGTTCCTCGTGGAGCAGGGGATCGACGGTATCTCCCTGAACCCCGACACGTTCTACAAGACCAAGAGGATCATCGCATCTGCAGAGCAGAGGATCCTCCTCAGGGACCTCAGGACCCTCAGGAACAACCAGGACTTCTGA
- a CDS encoding pyruvate:ferredoxin oxidoreductase alpha subunit PorA — protein MAQDIAINGDNAIALAWKQIDPDVCAAYPITPQTIIVEKFAEYVANDEVSTEFVCVESEHSALTLCTSSASAGARTFTATASQGLAYMWEMLPITAAMRVPLIMAVANRAVSGPININNDHGDAMAARDCGWLMLFSENVQEAYDMSIIAPRIAEHHEVQLPCMVNLDGFVLTHAIERMTTLDTQVVKDFVGEHRPLYPLLDTKHPVSHGNMDGPDFYYPHKYQSVLAMQKALEVSEAVFADFKRISGREYHLVEEYRCDDAEYIAVILGSSFGTMKATVDLLREQGLKVGCAMPRVYRPWPMEALAKLMAGKKGVVVYDKHLSIGSYGPMFPEVVAAASDLEKLPKMYNVIYGLGGADATVSGFEKSFKAVVDGSAEKIHYLGVRL, from the coding sequence ATGGCACAGGATATCGCAATCAACGGAGACAACGCCATCGCACTCGCATGGAAGCAGATCGACCCGGACGTGTGCGCGGCATACCCGATCACACCCCAGACGATCATCGTGGAGAAGTTCGCGGAGTACGTCGCGAACGACGAGGTTTCCACCGAGTTCGTCTGCGTGGAGTCAGAGCACTCCGCGCTCACCCTCTGCACATCCTCCGCATCGGCCGGTGCGAGGACATTCACCGCGACGGCATCCCAGGGACTCGCGTACATGTGGGAGATGCTCCCCATCACCGCGGCAATGAGGGTGCCCCTAATCATGGCCGTAGCCAACAGGGCCGTGAGCGGACCCATCAACATCAACAACGACCACGGAGACGCCATGGCCGCCCGCGACTGCGGATGGCTCATGCTCTTCTCGGAGAACGTGCAGGAGGCATACGACATGTCCATCATCGCACCCAGGATCGCTGAGCACCATGAGGTCCAGCTGCCCTGCATGGTGAACCTGGACGGATTCGTCCTCACCCACGCCATCGAAAGGATGACCACCCTCGACACCCAGGTCGTCAAGGACTTCGTCGGGGAGCACAGGCCCCTGTACCCCCTGCTCGACACCAAGCACCCCGTCTCCCACGGAAACATGGACGGACCGGACTTCTACTACCCGCACAAGTACCAGTCGGTGCTCGCGATGCAGAAGGCGCTGGAGGTCAGCGAGGCCGTCTTCGCGGACTTCAAGAGGATCTCCGGAAGGGAGTACCACCTCGTGGAGGAGTACAGGTGCGACGACGCGGAATACATCGCCGTCATCCTCGGATCGTCCTTCGGAACCATGAAGGCCACCGTGGACCTGCTCAGGGAGCAGGGACTCAAGGTCGGCTGCGCCATGCCCCGTGTCTACAGGCCCTGGCCCATGGAGGCCCTCGCCAAGCTGATGGCCGGGAAGAAGGGAGTCGTCGTCTACGACAAGCACCTCAGCATCGGATCCTACGGACCCATGTTCCCCGAGGTCGTCGCAGCGGCATCCGACCTCGAGAAGCTGCCCAAGATGTACAACGTCATCTACGGACTCGGAGGTGCAGACGCCACAGTCAGCGGATTCGAGAAGTCCTTCAAGGCAGTGGTCGACGGAAGTGCCGAGAAGATCCACTATCTGGGGGTGAGGCTGTGA